The Coffea arabica cultivar ET-39 chromosome 10e, Coffea Arabica ET-39 HiFi, whole genome shotgun sequence region TAGCAATAAGTGACACATGTGGCTGGCCTCTTTTAAAAGGTCCTCATATTCCTGCCCCTCCTTTTGTACATACTCTTGATGTATCTATCCATCTCACCTCATGTTTCTTTCCTGTAAACCGCACTACATTCCAGGAATCATGAAACTGCCTCCTCTAGGCTATGTACCAGTACTTATTATTTGGGGTAAATTACGTATAATTCCCCTGTGGTTTCGTCTATTAGCACATGATCCCTCTAACGTTTCAAAATATTCACTTCACCCTCCTATGGCTTTATGTAAAGTGGAAACTTAACGGAAAATAGCCTATGTAACGTCCTTAGTTGAAATAACCAATAGTGCCTTTATTTAAATGTTAAATCAATCAACGACTTAACCATCATGGAGCTGCCTACTCTAGGCTACGTAATAGTacttactccctccgtcccatttatTTAGTCATGTTTGGAGAATCCAACTTTGTAAGAATAGTGCTTTGATTGTAATGTTTGTGCTTCtctttccaattttacccccacaaattcaaaatttaaatttgaatgctAACATACATATGATTAAAAAGAAGGGCTGTATTGGAAAGAGAGACTAAAAGGTGTTTTAACTTTTCTAACATGACAATTGTTTTGGGACATCCCAAAATgaaaagtatgacactttcaatgggaCAGGAGTATTATTTATGAGGGACTTGGTAGAGTTACAGTCATTAATGGTCCAGTGTTTTGCGGTTGGTGTATTTTTTCTAGCAATTGGTGTACAATCATACTACGTTGTTGTACTTGGAGCATTATGTTTGTGTAAACAAACTCCTATACAAGAAAAAGAATATCATCACATTCATGAACCCGAAGTCTTCTTATAAATTATTGGCGTACACAACTTGACCAGCCTCATAACTGTAGCTGCTACAAGTTAGCTTCGTACCACaaaagcaaaatttttcattttatacTCTAAATTCACGAAAGAACATTTCATGATGGGAAGTAAAGGTTTGAATGCGGCTGTCAACTGTCCATGCTTTTCTAATTTGGTCGCCAAGAGACCTATGGAGCCTAGGAATATGCAAGATTCAAATACTAACTTAGAAGGCATTAAAAccaacaaaaaacaaaactaGTATCGTTAGTGTAAAAACTTTTCAATTTCCCATAGAGtgatcaaaactgtttttttttttttaaataaataaataaataaagtctCCGCATGATGCTAATTATTCATGTATACTGTTGTTATTTTTGGTTGTGTAGCCATAAAGTTTGCCAAGACACCACCACCTGAAAATCAACCAATAACCTACAATTAAGCGGTAGTTGTTTCTTTGTGTGCTCAAGCACTACAATAAGCCCATTCTACTCCAAAGTAGCAAGCATGATCCGCAAGAAGTGAAAAAAAGTGCAGAGACTGcaataaggtgaaaatgttGGCAATGGATAATGAGATTACCTGGATTGTAAACAGCCAATTATGCTTTATTGCTGATGACCATAACGATGACAATGAGCTGGTTGGAGAATAACTTTCTGATATTGTTGTTATTCATAATTGGGCCAAGGATGCTTATGCAAATAATTTCATTGGTCAGATTACTTAATCGCCAGTACCTGGTTTCTTTTGCCCTGCTTATAGAGAAAAGTGCTGGATTGGACCTGAgaaacataaaaaatttgacCTCACTCATTACTGCTTTGTTTCATTTGAAGATGACGAAATGGAGAGGCTTTAGTTTGGGAAcagtttgtttgttttttttaattattaaggTTGGAGATTATGAAAGACAataaagaataatgctgatccaGCAATCCTCGTGGCATAAGAACAAGTTCATGTTGTAAGTGAAGTTATTAGAACTTAGCTGATGATGACACTAATTTATCTCATCATCATTTTTACACTTCTGGACTCCAGAAATATGCATAATTTGAGAAATAAAAGGATTATTGCTGTCTCGTGATTTAAGGAACCCACAAGAACTGTAATAAATTTTGAATACgataataatatatttgagaCAAGCCTTGGTTATGGTCCAAGTATAATTTTTTTCAGCTCATTACTCTGGATAAAATAGGCTGTAGATTTTCCTGGAGGAAGGGTTGCATTCACTTCCCGGATGAATTTCACCTCTGAGTCATCTGGCAAGAGGATACCATGTTTTCGCGTCCTTGATGACAATGGCTACCCCATTGCAGGCAGCATATTTGAGCAGGTAATTGTTTTATTTGGATTTAGAATCCTTGTTTGAATTGTGTATTTATTCTGCCAAGTCTAAACTCTAAATGTTACAGAATTCTCTACTTATATTTCCTCTGATTCAATTCTTGAAAGGTAAAATTTTCAGTATCATTACAAAAGGAAACTAGTATTGATGTGAGGTTTTATTTTGGTCTAGAGATCGAGACTCAATATACTTAAGTTGATGTTTTCAATCTAATTCCTGAGATAACATACACCAGGTGAACAAAGAAGTTGCAGTTAGAATGTATAGTGGAATGGTTACCCTTCAAATAATGGACACAATATTATACGAGACGCAGAGGCAGGGAAGAATATCCTTCTATCTGACCTCGACTGGAGAAGAGGCCATTAACTTAGCATCAGCAGCTGCACTTAGCCCTGATGATGTTGTATTACCCCAGGTAAGCAATAAGCTACAAGCCAACCAAGATATTTTGGAAAGATTTATACAGTAGCATAGAGATGCATACAATTTATAATCTTTATGGGAAGGGGGGTGAGGTGGGGAAGAAAAGGGGTAATGGATCATGAAGAAACCAAAAGAGTGAAAGGTAAAAGTTTGAGTCATACCTGAATTGATATGTCCGGCTTGTGAAACTGACCAGAGCAGAAGTGTTTAATATGAGAAATGTTTTTGTAAATGATCTCCAGGATGCTGTCAAGCTGTTTTTGATTTTTTAGGTCAGTTTTCAGTTTCTGCTAGAACAAATATTCTCAAGCTTGCTGCACTAATGTTGGCTTGTTTGGCCGTATAATGATGAAAGAACCCTGGCAAGATTCTTCGAAAGGGAGGAGGAGTTCCATGCTATTGACAATATTTTCCTTAGGTTGATACTTCGTGTGGCACACTTCTCAGCAACTGGCCATTTTACAACCAACTGGCTAACTTTTACTCTTGTATTGCTAAAATAGGTTTGGACTAAAGCGACTTTCTAGTAGAATGACTAAAATGTAAATATGTCATCTATTGCAGTACCGGGAACCTGGAGTACTTTTATGGCGTGGATTCACCTTACAAGAATTTGCCAACCAATGTTTTGGGAATAAGGCTGATTATGGAAAAGGCAGACAAATGCCAATACATTACGGATCTCAAAAACACAATTATTTCACTGTCTCATCACCCATTGCGTAAGTGCTAAATTCGATCCACAAACCTTACATGCCTTGTACAATAACCAATTCAAGAACATCATCTCAGAGGATCTCTGTCATTTCCTCTTCCTCAGTACACAGCTTCCTCAGGCAGCTGGTGTGGCTTATTCTTTAAAAATGGATAAAAAGGATGCTTGTGTTGTCACTTATATGGGGGATGGTGGCACCAGTGAGGTAATCATAGAGAGCTGTCCATCTTCTAAGAGACACTATTTTCACATCACTTCCTTGAAAGCATTCACTTTAAGAATCTCCATTTTTCTGTTAGTTTCCCCTGTTCTTTCTCTGTGCAAAGGCAACTTGTTTAGAGGTCTGATGGTTCGATTTTTTGGCAGGGGGATTTCCATGCTGCTTTGAACTTTGCAGCAGTTATGGAAGTTCCTGTGATTTTTATCTGCCGCAACAATGGGTGGGCAATTAGCACTCCTATAACAGAACAGTTCCGAAGTAATTCTCATCCATTATTTGACCTCCTTTTGTACTTTTAGCATTAAAGTGGCtttcaaaattttggtttcCAGAGTACTATGTTGTCAATGGTAATCGACATTGAAAATGAATATGAGAAGGCATGCTATGAGGTTTCATGAATTTTGCACACGTTCTTACTTTTGTTGAACATCGACATTTAGAATTTTACTTCCGTTTCATATTATAACTGGCAGGTGATGGTGTAGTTGTCCGGGGTCAAGCTTATGGCATCAGAAGTATTCGTGtagatggaaatgatgctctaGCTGTCTATAATTCAGTACGTACAGCACGTCAAACGGCCATTAATGAACAGAGACCAATTTTGATCGAGGTGAAGACATACGTCTGGTTGATTAATGTCTTGGCCAATCTGTTAGTCCCTGGAAAGTAACTAAAAGATTAATATATCCATACCATTGACATATGATTTATCTGGATGGTTATTCAACCTGCAGGCTCTTACATATCGGGTTGGGCATCACTCTACATCCGATGATTCTACCAAATATCGAGCAGTGGATGAAATTGAACACTGGAAAACAGCTCAGAACCCTGTATCCAGATTTAGGAAATGGGTACAGGGAAATGGCTGGTGGACTGATGAAGATGAATCTGAATTTCGCAGCAACATCAGGAAGCAGGTTGAGTAAAATTGCACATGTTTCTTTTATAGCTCTTCAGTTAATATGCTACTGCAATAGCCATTCAGATGAAAAAGTTTTGTTGCTCGACCTTCTGTTGCAGCTTATGGAAGCAATTCAACTGGCAGCTCGCAAGGAGAAGCCTCCAATTGCAAACCTTTTTACGGATGTGTACGAGGAAAATCCTCCTAATCTTGTAGAGCAAGAGAGATCACTTGGAGAAACTATCAAGAAACACCCACAGGACTACCCTTCTGATGTGCCCTTATAGAAGACTATTCTGCCTCTTTTTCTGCAAATGTTATTGTGGCTTTGGGATGTCGGAAACGAACTCTGAAGCTGTAATTTACATGTCTGTAACCATGTACAGTAAACTTGACTCTTGTacatga contains the following coding sequences:
- the LOC113713017 gene encoding 2-oxoisovalerate dehydrogenase subunit alpha 1, mitochondrial isoform X3; its protein translation is MNFTSESSGKRIPCFRVLDDNGYPIAGSIFEQVNKEVAVRMYSGMVTLQIMDTILYETQRQGRISFYLTSTGEEAINLASAAALSPDDVVLPQYREPGVLLWRGFTLQEFANQCFGNKADYGKGRQMPIHYGSQKHNYFTVSSPIATQLPQAAGVAYSLKMDKKDACVVTYMGDGGTSEGDFHAALNFAAVMEVPVIFICRNNGWAISTPITEQFRSDGVVVRGQAYGIRSIRVDGNDALAVYNSVRTARQTAINEQRPILIEALTYRVGHHSTSDDSTKYRAVDEIEHWKTAQNPVSRFRKWVQGNGWWTDEDESEFRSNIRKQLMEAIQLAARKEKPPIANLFTDVYEENPPNLVEQERSLGETIKKHPQDYPSDVPL
- the LOC113713017 gene encoding 2-oxoisovalerate dehydrogenase subunit alpha 1, mitochondrial isoform X2 produces the protein MAFWLSKSRSISSLLGKRIGLLTILHERNKGSFLHSRRDGVFRYKNSPEFSTKSATFSATGQRFKSSKTGEQVELPSSDEDDDENQAVDFPGGRVAFTSRMNFTSESSGKRIPCFRVLDDNGYPIAGSIFEQVNKEVAVRMYSGMVTLQIMDTILYETQRQGRISFYLTSTGEEAINLASAAALSPDDVVLPQYREPGVLLWRGFTLQEFANQCFGNKADYGKGRQMPIHYGSQKHNYFTVSSPIATQLPQAAGVAYSLKMDKKDACVVTYMGDGGTSEGDFHAALNFAAVMEVPVIFICRNNGWAISTPITEQFRSDGVVVRGQAYGIRSIRVDGNDALAVYNSVRTARQTAINEQRPILIEVKTYVWLINVLANLLLHIGLGITLHPMILPNIEQWMKLNTGKQLRTLYPDLGNGYREMAGGLMKMNLNFAATSGSSLWKQFNWQLARRSLQLQTFLRMCTRKILLIL
- the LOC113713017 gene encoding 2-oxoisovalerate dehydrogenase subunit alpha 1, mitochondrial isoform X1 gives rise to the protein MAFWLSKSRSISSLLGKRIGLLTILHERNKGSFLHSRRDGVFRYKNSPEFSTKSATFSATGQRFKSSKTGEQVELPSSDEDDDENQAVDFPGGRVAFTSRMNFTSESSGKRIPCFRVLDDNGYPIAGSIFEQVNKEVAVRMYSGMVTLQIMDTILYETQRQGRISFYLTSTGEEAINLASAAALSPDDVVLPQYREPGVLLWRGFTLQEFANQCFGNKADYGKGRQMPIHYGSQKHNYFTVSSPIATQLPQAAGVAYSLKMDKKDACVVTYMGDGGTSEGDFHAALNFAAVMEVPVIFICRNNGWAISTPITEQFRSDGVVVRGQAYGIRSIRVDGNDALAVYNSVRTARQTAINEQRPILIEALTYRVGHHSTSDDSTKYRAVDEIEHWKTAQNPVSRFRKWVQGNGWWTDEDESEFRSNIRKQLMEAIQLAARKEKPPIANLFTDVYEENPPNLVEQERSLGETIKKHPQDYPSDVPL